The following is a genomic window from Niabella soli DSM 19437.
ATCAGGCGGGCATAGTGATACAATTCTTCTTTTGCTGTTCCATCCGGTTGTACATTTTCAACCGTAACATTATTTTGCTTAGGTTCCTGTTCGCCCCGCTGTTTGGGATGGTTTTCCCCGTGGGCCAGGGAGGGTTGTGTTGCTTCCAAAGTATCCCTGCCCGGTTCCTGTGTGTTGGTATCCTTTTCGTTGGGCGCCTGTAATGCAACCGGCATGGCCGGATCAGAGCGGTGCTGCCAATAAGGGCGGCTTAATACGCCGGCAGTGATAATGATCATAGCGGCGGCGGCCCATTTCCACCAATTAATTTTAACCACCGGGGCAGGATCAGGGGTTTCCATTCCCTGCATTTTTTTTTCCAGACGCTTCCATAAGGCCCCGGAAGGCTCATGGTCGTCAAACGCCTGTTTATTCTTACGTATAAAATCTTCCAGTTTATTACTCATTCGGGGTTGTATTTAATATGTCCAGCACCTTTTTCTTTGCGCGATGGTAGATGGTGCGCACATTATTATGGGAAATGTTTAATAGTGAAGCGATTTCTTCCTGCTTCAGCTCATCAATAACAAACAAATTAAAAATGACCCGGTAGTTGTCGGGCAACATTTTTATCGCAGCTTTTATGCGAACGATATCTGATGCAAAGGCCTCTTCATTAACAGCGTCCGCATCAGTGATGCTGGCATTACTGAGGTCCTTATCTGTCCAGTTTATTTTTTGCTTCCGCAGCAGGCTGATCGATTTGTTAATAACGATCCTGCGCAGCCAGGCCTCAAAAGAACTTTTATAGGTAAAGGATTCCAGGTTGTTAAAAGCATCTATAAAGGCTTCCTGTACCATATCTTCCGCGTCCGCTATATTATTTAAAATGCGCATGCTGCTGTTCAGCATGGGTTTCGCATAACGCTCATATATTTCAAAATAGGCCGATTTGTCGCCTTTTTTACAAAGTTCAACTTGCTCATCTATTGCTATTGCTAAAGCCTGGTTCAAACGTAATTACTGTTCTTTTATTAATAATAGTAAAAACTTTCAAAATGTTACACTTTTTTCGGATTACTTTTGTTGTAGATTTAGAAAGAATTGAGCATTTGGTAAAATTTACTGCTTTGGGAAATACAGCCTGTTTGGCTGACTAATACGTTTTGTTTTTTATGTATATGAAAATCAGTCAATTATTCCGCCGCTATTGGGTCGGGATTGTCAATATGGGTATTGAGCCCGATTTGCCACTGCTTGAATCCCGTCGCGTTCAGTTAATGAATATGCTGGCGGCCATTGCACTGCCCCTTGTATGTTTTTATCCTTTTTTGAATTGGATGCAGGGGCGCTATTTCCTTGCAGGGATCAATATCATTAACCTGCTGTCAATGTTGATGGTGCTGGTCTTTCATAAAAAGCACCGGTATATGGCCGCCCGGTATAGCCGGATCGGTTGCTGTCTTTTTGTTTATACCATTTCAGGCTGCTATTTTCATACAGGGGCAGAATATTATTTACTGAATACCCTGGTGCTTACGATCATCATATTTGACAATAAATGGGTTATAGCGATTCTCAGTTCGCTTATCATTACGGCAACGGTATTGTCGTTAACCTTCCCCAGTCCGCTGCAAATAGGATCGCCGATGGGTACCGGCAGGGTGTGGAGCAATATTGCATTGTCGATGCTCTTTACTGTGCTGGCGTTGTACTTCTTTAAAAGTATTCAACAGGATTATCAGCAGGCAATCGAAAAACAAAAACAGACACTGTTCCACATGAATCAGGATAAAGAAAAATTATTTTCCATTATTGCGCACGATATCCGTAGCCCCCTGGCAAGCCTGGAAGTACTGATGGACCAGTTTCAGGATGGCATGTTAAATGAGGCAGAACTAAATGAGGCTTCTTCAGTGATCCGGAGTCGCGTGGCAGGGCTCAATAAAACCATGGATAACCTGCTTCGCTGGAGTACGATCGGGATGAAGGGCATAAAAACGCACGCGGAGCATTTTTTAATTTTGCCCGTTGTAGAGGAGGTTATTCAGCTTTTTAAAGCGGTAGCTGCACAAAAGCGGATACACATTGAGGTGCAGGGCGATGAGGAGTTGGCGGTTTATGCAGACCTGGACCAGGTTTCGGTTATCCTGCGTAACCTGGTTAGCAATGCATTGAAATTTAGTTATGAAGACGGCAGGATCGTCATTACGGCGGATAAAATAGAAAACCAGGTATGGCTCCGGGTGGCCGATGAAGGCGTAGGGATGGATGAACAACGGGCCAAAGCATTATTCGCGGGACTGCAACAACCGGGATTTGGAACACATGGCGAAAGAGGTACAGGCCTGGGATTATTATTATGCAAGGAATTTGCCCAGCGGAATAAAGGCGCTATACATGCAGAAAGTGAGGAGGGGGTGGGTACTACTTTTACGCTAACACTGCAAAAAGGCAGGATGGTTAGTGAAAAGGTTCCTATAAACTGACGCCTCTTGAATGCCAAACGCTCAACGCGTAATGCAAAATGCCAACGCTAACGCAACCTGAAACCTGTAACCAGCAACTCTACAGATAATACCAAGGATTTCTTTTAGAAGAATTGATGTAATTTTTTACATTTTTGAAAAACGCCAGCACCAGGTAAATAATGATGGGGGACCCCATTGTTAACACCGAAGTGTAAATAAAATACTGGCGGATACGGCTGGGGGAGATACGCAGTTTGTTCCCGATAGAA
Proteins encoded in this region:
- a CDS encoding sensor histidine kinase; the protein is MKISQLFRRYWVGIVNMGIEPDLPLLESRRVQLMNMLAAIALPLVCFYPFLNWMQGRYFLAGINIINLLSMLMVLVFHKKHRYMAARYSRIGCCLFVYTISGCYFHTGAEYYLLNTLVLTIIIFDNKWVIAILSSLIITATVLSLTFPSPLQIGSPMGTGRVWSNIALSMLFTVLALYFFKSIQQDYQQAIEKQKQTLFHMNQDKEKLFSIIAHDIRSPLASLEVLMDQFQDGMLNEAELNEASSVIRSRVAGLNKTMDNLLRWSTIGMKGIKTHAEHFLILPVVEEVIQLFKAVAAQKRIHIEVQGDEELAVYADLDQVSVILRNLVSNALKFSYEDGRIVITADKIENQVWLRVADEGVGMDEQRAKALFAGLQQPGFGTHGERGTGLGLLLCKEFAQRNKGAIHAESEEGVGTTFTLTLQKGRMVSEKVPIN
- a CDS encoding PspC domain-containing protein; translated protein: MNRLKSFVEWNAFGVCSSIGNKLRISPSRIRQYFIYTSVLTMGSPIIIYLVLAFFKNVKNYINSSKRNPWYYL
- a CDS encoding RNA polymerase sigma factor yields the protein MNQALAIAIDEQVELCKKGDKSAYFEIYERYAKPMLNSSMRILNNIADAEDMVQEAFIDAFNNLESFTYKSSFEAWLRRIVINKSISLLRKQKINWTDKDLSNASITDADAVNEEAFASDIVRIKAAIKMLPDNYRVIFNLFVIDELKQEEIASLLNISHNNVRTIYHRAKKKVLDILNTTPNE